Proteins found in one Oceaniferula flava genomic segment:
- a CDS encoding PEP-CTERM sorting domain-containing protein (PEP-CTERM proteins occur, often in large numbers, in the proteomes of bacteria that also encode an exosortase, a predicted intramembrane cysteine proteinase. The presence of a PEP-CTERM domain at a protein's C-terminus predicts cleavage within the sorting domain, followed by covalent anchoring to some some component of the (usually Gram-negative) cell surface. Many PEP-CTERM proteins exhibit an unusual sequence composition that includes large numbers of potential glycosylation sites. Expression of one such protein has been shown restore the ability of a bacterium to form floc, a type of biofilm.): MKSKFLTLIASAAMLTAANAFTIDFNSMQISGDTGVIALDFDNAGDQAISDGEQVEVNVPGYGLVRFEIVPESTYTVAVGSQFKNDSDSFQQSLEVEPGETVQVTFLEDVDIYNVNFDIIGVSADENSDVIPVFGSDKIFQYNTPTGSGPGGENDGAGIAAISWSVVPEPSSALMVLLGAGSLVLRRRR, translated from the coding sequence ATGAAATCCAAATTTCTCACCCTAATCGCTTCGGCAGCGATGCTCACCGCAGCGAATGCCTTTACCATTGATTTTAACTCGATGCAGATTTCCGGGGACACGGGAGTCATCGCTCTTGATTTTGACAATGCTGGCGATCAGGCCATCAGCGACGGAGAACAAGTGGAGGTCAACGTTCCCGGTTACGGCTTGGTAAGATTTGAAATCGTCCCTGAATCAACCTACACAGTGGCTGTGGGTTCGCAATTTAAGAACGACAGCGACAGTTTTCAGCAGTCGCTGGAAGTCGAACCAGGTGAGACGGTCCAAGTCACCTTCTTGGAAGACGTTGATATCTACAATGTGAATTTTGATATCATCGGAGTTAGCGCAGACGAAAACTCTGACGTCATTCCTGTGTTTGGTTCCGATAAAATTTTCCAATACAATACACCGACCGGTTCGGGCCCCGGCGGAGAAAACGACGGTGCAGGCATCGCCGCTATCAGCTGGTCCGTTGTTCCCGAGCCCAGCAGTGCGCTGATGGTGCTCCTCGGCGCGGGCTCACTGGTGCTACGTCGCCGTCGCTAA